One segment of Paraburkholderia sp. PREW-6R DNA contains the following:
- the hpaD gene encoding 3,4-dihydroxyphenylacetate 2,3-dioxygenase, producing MGKLALAAKVTHVPSLYLSELDGPHKGCRQPAIDGHHEIGRRCRELGVDTIVVFDVHWLVNSEYHINCAPKFEGVYTSNELPHFIRNMPYAYPGNVGLGNLIAEVANEMGVKTRAHSETTLEMEYGTLVPMRYMNGDQHFKTVSIAGWCMWHDLETSARFGLAVRKAIEERYDGTVAILASGSLSHHFANNGTAEQFMHKVWSPFLEQMDRKVVDLWEAGDWKTFCGMLPLYNEKCWGEGGMHDTAMLLGALGWDRYDGKVEVITPYFGSSGTGQINAIFPVTPLPV from the coding sequence ATGGGCAAGCTCGCGCTGGCAGCAAAAGTCACACACGTGCCCTCGCTGTATTTATCCGAACTCGACGGCCCGCATAAAGGCTGCCGACAACCGGCCATCGACGGGCATCACGAAATCGGCCGCCGCTGCCGTGAACTCGGCGTGGATACAATCGTCGTGTTCGACGTGCACTGGCTCGTGAATAGCGAATATCACATCAACTGCGCGCCGAAATTCGAGGGTGTCTACACCAGCAACGAACTGCCGCATTTCATCAGGAACATGCCGTACGCGTACCCCGGCAACGTTGGGCTCGGCAACCTGATCGCGGAAGTCGCCAACGAAATGGGCGTAAAGACCCGCGCGCACAGCGAGACCACGCTGGAAATGGAGTACGGCACACTCGTGCCGATGCGCTACATGAACGGCGACCAGCACTTCAAAACCGTGTCGATCGCGGGCTGGTGCATGTGGCACGACCTCGAAACGAGCGCGCGCTTCGGCCTCGCCGTGCGCAAGGCGATCGAAGAGCGCTATGACGGGACCGTTGCGATTCTTGCAAGCGGGTCGCTCAGCCACCACTTTGCGAACAACGGCACCGCCGAGCAGTTCATGCACAAGGTATGGAGCCCCTTTCTCGAACAGATGGACCGCAAGGTGGTCGACCTGTGGGAAGCCGGCGACTGGAAAACCTTCTGCGGCATGCTGCCGCTCTACAACGAGAAATGCTGGGGCGAAGGCGGCATGCACGACACCGCCATGCTGCTCGGCGCGCTCGGCTGGGATCGTTACGACGGCAAGGTTGAAGTCATCACACCTTATTTCGGCAGCTCGGGCACCGGGCAGATCAACGCAATCTTCCCGGTCACGCCGCTGCCTGTCTAA
- the hpaE gene encoding 5-carboxymethyl-2-hydroxymuconate semialdehyde dehydrogenase translates to MRIDHLINGKAAAAHDYFETVNPATQDVLAEVARGGAEQVDAAVRAAKDAFPAWAARPAAERAKLIRKLGELIAKNVPEISENETKDTGQTISQTRKQLVPRAADNFSYFAEMCTRVDGHTYPTDTHLNYTLFHPVGVCALISPWNVPFMTATWKVAPCLAFGNTAVLKMSELSPVTASMLGNLALEAGIPAGVLNVVHGFGKETGEPLVAHPDVHAVSFTGSTATGNRIVQTAGLKKFSMELGGKSPFVIFDDADFERALDAAVFMIFSNNGERCTAGSRILVQRSIYARFAERFIERAKRLTVGDPLADKTIVGPMISQGHLAKVRSYIELGPKEGATLACGGLDTPELSDAMRKGNFVQPTVFVDVDNRMRIAQEEIFGPVACLIPFDDEADAIRLANDICYGLSSYIWTESSGRALRVAAAVEAGMCFVNSQNVRDLRQPFGGTKASGVGREGGTWSYEVFLEPKNVCVSLGSHHIPRWGV, encoded by the coding sequence ATGCGAATCGACCATCTGATCAACGGCAAGGCAGCCGCGGCCCACGACTATTTCGAAACGGTGAATCCGGCCACGCAGGACGTGCTCGCCGAAGTGGCGCGCGGTGGCGCGGAGCAAGTGGACGCGGCGGTGCGCGCGGCGAAGGACGCGTTTCCCGCGTGGGCCGCGAGACCCGCCGCCGAGCGTGCGAAGCTGATCCGAAAGCTCGGCGAGTTGATCGCGAAGAACGTGCCTGAAATTTCGGAAAACGAAACGAAGGACACAGGCCAGACGATCTCGCAAACGCGCAAGCAGCTCGTGCCGCGCGCCGCCGACAACTTCAGCTACTTCGCCGAGATGTGTACGCGTGTGGACGGCCACACGTATCCCACCGATACGCATCTGAACTACACGCTGTTCCATCCGGTCGGCGTGTGCGCGCTGATCTCGCCGTGGAACGTGCCGTTCATGACGGCGACCTGGAAGGTCGCGCCCTGCCTCGCATTCGGCAACACCGCCGTGCTCAAGATGAGCGAACTGTCGCCCGTGACGGCGTCGATGCTGGGCAACCTTGCACTGGAAGCCGGCATTCCGGCGGGCGTGCTGAACGTCGTGCACGGCTTCGGCAAGGAAACCGGCGAACCGCTGGTCGCGCATCCGGACGTTCACGCGGTGTCGTTCACGGGGTCCACGGCCACGGGCAACCGCATCGTGCAAACCGCCGGGCTGAAAAAGTTTTCAATGGAACTCGGCGGCAAATCGCCGTTCGTGATTTTCGACGACGCCGACTTCGAGCGCGCGCTCGACGCCGCCGTTTTCATGATCTTCTCGAACAATGGCGAGCGCTGCACCGCGGGTTCGCGAATTCTCGTGCAACGCTCGATTTACGCGCGTTTTGCCGAGCGTTTCATCGAGCGCGCGAAGCGTCTGACGGTGGGCGACCCGCTCGCCGACAAGACGATCGTCGGCCCAATGATCAGCCAGGGCCACCTCGCGAAGGTGCGCAGTTACATCGAGCTCGGTCCGAAAGAAGGCGCGACGCTCGCGTGCGGCGGCCTCGACACGCCGGAACTGTCCGACGCCATGCGCAAAGGCAATTTCGTGCAACCCACCGTGTTCGTCGACGTGGACAATCGCATGCGCATTGCGCAGGAAGAGATTTTCGGCCCCGTAGCGTGCCTGATTCCATTCGACGACGAAGCCGATGCGATCAGGCTCGCCAACGACATCTGCTACGGTCTGTCGAGCTATATCTGGACTGAAAGCAGCGGTCGCGCATTGCGCGTGGCGGCAGCCGTTGAAGCCGGCATGTGTTTCGTGAACAGCCAGAACGTACGTGATCTGCGGCAACCGTTCGGCGGCACGAAGGCATCGGGCGTCGGCCGTGAAGGCGGCACGTGGAGCTACGAAGTGTTCCTCGAACCGAAGAACGTGTGCGTGTCGCTCGGCTCGCACCACATTCCGCGCTGGGGCGTTTGA